A window of the Vicia villosa cultivar HV-30 ecotype Madison, WI unplaced genomic scaffold, Vvil1.0 ctg.003222F_1_1, whole genome shotgun sequence genome harbors these coding sequences:
- the LOC131640603 gene encoding selenium-binding protein 2-like: MAENGCCKSGPGYATPLDAIKGPRETLIYVTAIYTGTGIEKPDYLATVDVDPNSPTFSKVIHRLPVPNVGDELHHTGWNSCSSCHGDPSVQRRFLIVPGLTSGRIHVVDTKTDPRAPSLYKVVEPADIAEKTGLAYPHTSHCLASGEIMISCIGDKEGNADGNGFLLLDSEFNVKGRWEKPGHSPLFGYDFWYQPRFNTMISTSWGAPKAFRQGFNLQHVADGLYGRHLHIYNWPGGELRQTLDLGEKGLLPLEIRFLHDPAKDTGFVGSALSSNMIRFFKKEDDSWGHEIVIQVEPLKVQNWFLPEMPGLITDFLISLDDRFLYFVNWLHGDIRQYNIEDVKNPKLTGQLWVGGLFQKGSPVVAVKDDGETWQVDVPEIQGNKLRGGPQMIQLSLDGKRLYVTNSLFSAWDKQFYPKLIEQGAHILQVDVDTENGGLKINPNFFVDFGAEPDGPALAHEMRYPGGDCTSDIWI; encoded by the exons ATGGCAGAGAATGGATGCTGCAAATCAGGGCCAGGCTATGCTACCCCTCTTGATGCCATTAAGGGTCCAAGAGAAACTCTTATTTATGTTACTGCTATTTACACAG GGACGGGAATTGAGAAGCCGGATTATTTGGCTACGGTTGATGTGGATCCAAACTCTCCAACTTTTTCGAAAGTGATTCACAGACTACCTGTTCCTAATGTTGGTGATGAATTGCATCATACTGGTTGGAATTCTTGCAGTTCTTGCCATGGTGACCCGTCTGTTCAGAGAAGATTTCTCATCGTACCTGGACTTAC ATCAGGTCGTATACATGTGGTTGACACAAAAACAGATCCAAGGGCTCCATCTTTGTACAAAGTTGTGGAGCCTGCAGATATCGCGGAGAAGACTGGATTAGCTTATCCACATACATCTCATTGTCTGGCTTCTGGTGAAATTATGATCTCGTGTATCGGAGATAAAGAAGGAAATGCTGATGGAaatggttttcttcttcttgattcagAGTTTAATGTGAAGGGGAG GTGGGAGAAACCAGGTCACAGTCCATTGTTTGGATATGACTTTTGGTACCAACCGCGATTCAATACTATGATTAGCACATCATGGGGTGCTCCTAAGGCCTTCAGACAAGGCTTTAACTTGCAGCATGTTGCTGATGGACTCTATGGGAGGCATCTTCATATATACAACTGGCCCGGGGGCGAACTGAGACAAACACTGGACCTTGGTGAAAAAGGGCTTTTACCTTTGGAG ATTAGGTTCCTTCATGATCCCGCTAAAGATACAGGTTTTGTTGGGAGTGCATTGTCAAGTAACATGATACGATTTTTCAAGAAAGAAGATGACTCATGGGGccatgag ATTGTGATACAAGTGGAACCATTGAAAGTGCAAAACTGGTTTCTTCCTGAAATGCCGGGGCTTATAACTGATTTTCTGATTTCTCTTGATGACCGGTTTCTGTACTTCGTAAACTGGCTTCATGGCGATATAAGACAGTATAACATTGAGGACGTCAAAAATCCTAAACTAACCGGTCAATTATGGGTTGGTGGCCTTTTCCAGAAAGGAAGCCCTGTCGTTGCTGTTAAGGACGACGGTGAAACTTGGCAAGTTGATGTTCCAGAGATTCAG GGGAATAAGCTAAGAGGGGGTCCTCAGATGATTCAATTGAGTTTAGATGGGAAGAGGCTGTATGTTACCAACTCACTATTCAGTGCTTGGGATAAACAGTTTTATCCAAAGCTTATAGAGCAAGGAGCTCATATTTTACAGGTTGATGTTGATACTGAGAATGGTGGTTTGAAAATCAACCCGAACTTCTTTGTGGACTTTGGAGCTGAGCCTGATGGTCCTGCCCTTGCTCATGAGATGAGATATCCTGGTGGTGACTGCACTTCAGATATATGGATTTAA